One part of the Lemur catta isolate mLemCat1 chromosome 13, mLemCat1.pri, whole genome shotgun sequence genome encodes these proteins:
- the GPR12 gene encoding G-protein coupled receptor 12 translates to MNEDLKVNLSGLPRDYLDAAAAENISAAVSSRVPAGEPEPELVVNPWDIVLCTSGTLISCENAIVVLIIFHNPSLRAPMFLLIGSLALADLLAGIGLIINFVFAYLLQSEATKLVTIGLIVASFSASVCSLLAITVDRYLSLYYALTYHSERTVTFTYVMLVMLWGTSICLGLLPVLGWNCLRDESTCSVVRPLTKNNAAVLSVSFLFMFALMLQLYVQICKIVMRHAHQIALQHHFLATSHYVTTRKGVSTLAIILGTFAACWMPFTLYSLIADYTYPSVYTYATLLPATYNSVINPVIYAFRNQEIQKALCLICCGCIPSGIAQRARSPSDV, encoded by the coding sequence ATGAATGAAGACCTGAAGGTCAATCTAAGCGGGCTGCCTCGGGATTACTTAGACGCCGCTGCCGCGGAGAACATCTCGGCTGCTGTCTCCTCCCGGGTTCCTGCTGGAGAGCCCGAGCCCGAGCTGGTAGTCAACCCCTGGGACATTGTCCTGTGTACCTCGGGAACCCTCATCTCCTGTGAAAATGCCATTGTGGTCCTCATCATCTTCCACAACCCCAGCCTGCGAGCACCCATGTTCCTGCTCATAGGCAGCCTGGCTCTCGCGGACCTGCTAGCCGGCATTGGCCTCATCATCAATTTTGTCTTTGCCTACCTGCTGCAGTCGGAAGCCACCAAGCTGGTCACCATCGGCCTCATCGTcgcctctttctctgcctctgtgtgCAGCTTGCTGGCCATCACGGTGGACCGCTACCTCTCGCTGTACTACGCGCTGACGTACCACTCGGAGCGGACGGTCACCTTTACCTATGTCATGCTCGTCATGCTCTGGGGGACCTCCATCTGCCTGGGGCTGCTGCCCGTGCTGGGCTGGAACTGCCTGCGGGACGAGTCCACCTGCAGCGTGGTCAGACCGCTCACCAAGAACAACGCGGCCGTGCTCTCGGTCTCCTTCCTCTTCATGTTCGCGCTCATGCTGCAGCTCTACGTCCAGATCTGCAAGATCGTGATGCGCCACGCCCACCAGATAGCCCTGCAGCACCACTTCCTGGCCACGTCGCACTACGTGACCACGCGCAAAGGGGTCTCCACCCTGGCCATCATCTTGGGGACCTTCGCCGCCTGCTGGATGCCCTTCACCCTCTACTCCTTGATAGCGGATTACACCTACCCCTCCGTCTACACCTACGCCACCCTCCTGCCCGCCACCTACAACTCCGTCATCAACCCTGTCATATACGCTTTCCGGAACCAGGAGATCCAGAAAGCCCTCTGCCTCATTTGCTGCGGCTGCATCCCGTCCGGCATCGCCCAAAGAGCGCGGTCGCCCAGCGACGTGTAG